Proteins co-encoded in one Nitrospirota bacterium genomic window:
- a CDS encoding metallopeptidase family protein, with the protein MTFRVSREHFERLVEKALKTLPEEYRRFFANITIIIEDYPGSEDAKRLNSKKELLLGLFSGVPYPKKGGFFDIPYPLPDKIILFQKNIENICSTEKELIEQIQKTLIHEVGHYFGLSERDLRKYE; encoded by the coding sequence ATGACCTTCAGGGTAAGCAGAGAACATTTTGAAAGGCTTGTTGAAAAGGCACTGAAAACATTGCCTGAAGAATACAGAAGATTTTTTGCAAATATTACAATCATCATAGAAGATTATCCAGGCAGTGAAGATGCAAAACGATTAAACTCAAAAAAAGAACTCTTGCTCGGGCTTTTTAGCGGAGTTCCCTATCCTAAGAAAGGAGGTTTCTTTGATATCCCCTACCCCCTGCCCGATAAGATAATCCTCTTTCAGAAAAACATCGAAAATATATGTTCTACGGAAAAGGAGCTTATTGAACAGATTCAGAAGACCCTCATCCATGAAGTCGGCCATTATTTTGGACTTTCAGAGAGAGATTTGAGGAAATATGAGTGA